A single window of Shewanella sp. Choline-02u-19 DNA harbors:
- a CDS encoding DJ-1/PfpI family protein → MMYNIGIVLFDDFTDVDFFLMYDLLGRTTDSWVVSILGTKSEHRSHLGMSVKTDGPISEVINQDVVLITSGKRGIPAALQDCEFMSALKLDPNRQLIGSICAGSFILHELGLLNGLLLTTNPDAKNVLKKMGGNVQDLPLVIEGNIATAGGCLSLVYLIGWVAERLFDSEKRQFIQNQLIPAGQLEHFEELISSTILLAEQEGINRMTSKR, encoded by the coding sequence ATGATGTACAACATTGGCATTGTATTATTTGACGATTTTACAGATGTAGACTTTTTCTTAATGTATGACTTACTCGGTAGAACGACAGATAGCTGGGTTGTGTCAATATTAGGCACTAAATCAGAACACCGCTCGCATCTAGGTATGTCGGTAAAGACAGATGGTCCTATCTCAGAGGTGATTAATCAAGATGTAGTGCTAATTACGAGTGGCAAGCGTGGTATTCCTGCAGCATTACAGGATTGTGAATTTATGTCAGCTTTAAAGCTCGATCCAAACAGACAGTTAATTGGTTCGATATGTGCTGGTTCGTTTATTCTTCATGAACTTGGATTGTTAAACGGTTTGTTGTTAACGACAAACCCTGATGCTAAAAATGTACTGAAGAAAATGGGCGGCAATGTTCAAGATTTACCTTTGGTCATCGAAGGCAATATTGCTACAGCAGGCGGTTGTCTTTCTTTGGTGTACCTAATAGGTTGGGTCGCGGAACGTTTGTTTGATTCAGAGAAGCGACAATTTATCCAAAACCAGCTAATACCAGCGGGTCAATTGGAACACTTTGAAGAACTCATTAGCTCTACAATTTTATTAGCAGAACAAGAAGGCATAAATCGAATGACCTCTAAAAGGTAG
- a CDS encoding leucine-rich repeat domain-containing protein — MKKYLFLFITLFMMGCNSSDDTAKEWYDDLYFEHPAMKQCLISWVEEYGWTSAEEVTKLSCSRNGIDSIAGIEQFENLSRLYLSYTALKELDLSGNPKLDYINIGKNPYLKSVDVSQNLELTAMYVYENAVEEINLSNLPKLDHAFLNNNHIKALKLDGTDVRYLNVENNLIENIDLSNARSIRDLTLTGNPITNIDLSNLQDLTALTIYNTGISTLDVSYNQELIVLGAKDNNIESIRFYNNPKLTNVNITNNPLDKDTLDYLATIDWMDVLRY; from the coding sequence ATGAAAAAATATTTATTTTTATTTATTACCCTCTTTATGATGGGCTGTAATTCATCTGATGATACAGCCAAAGAATGGTATGACGATCTGTATTTTGAACACCCAGCCATGAAACAGTGTTTGATTAGCTGGGTTGAAGAATATGGTTGGACAAGTGCGGAAGAGGTGACTAAGTTAAGTTGCAGCCGTAATGGCATAGATTCTATTGCTGGAATTGAACAGTTCGAAAATCTAAGTCGGTTGTATCTTAGTTATACTGCACTTAAGGAGTTAGACCTCAGCGGTAATCCTAAATTGGATTATATCAATATAGGCAAGAATCCTTACTTAAAATCTGTCGATGTATCACAGAATTTAGAGTTAACTGCAATGTATGTCTACGAAAATGCCGTAGAGGAAATTAATCTCTCAAACTTACCTAAGCTTGATCATGCTTTTTTAAATAACAATCATATTAAAGCGCTTAAACTCGATGGTACTGATGTCAGATATTTAAACGTTGAAAATAATTTAATTGAAAACATTGATCTGAGCAATGCTCGAAGCATTCGCGATTTGACCTTAACGGGTAACCCCATTACCAATATTGACCTGTCCAATCTGCAAGATTTAACAGCGTTAACTATTTATAACACCGGGATAAGTACTTTAGATGTTTCATATAATCAAGAGCTCATAGTGCTCGGTGCCAAGGATAATAACATCGAAAGCATTCGATTTTATAATAACCCTAAGTTGACAAACGTTAATATCACGAACAACCCACTTGATAAAGATACACTTGATTACTTGGCTACGATTGATTGGATGGATGTTTTACGATATTAA
- a CDS encoding MBL fold metallo-hydrolase, which translates to MILTSLIDNTRLNNRTDLKIERGLSIHASTMGKSVLFDAGNSRAFCDNAGLLGVDIKNVDAAVISHRHHDHCNGVTHFLDYNSKAQVYLRECEDTNYTFKTLGFKIDVGVNKQLLTKGASRLTFVNQMTEILPNIFIITDLSNKYAKPEGNKYLFTGSGDSCKPDIFDHELLLVIKENDGLIVFTGCAHSGVLNMIDTALNHFPSTKIKAVVGGFHLVGLPLFNSIGGTREKIEEIGELILNYPIDKLYTGHCTGMKAYNILKGVLGDRLEYFPAGRSISI; encoded by the coding sequence ATGATTCTTACTTCATTAATTGATAATACAAGATTGAATAATCGAACAGATCTAAAAATTGAAAGAGGGCTGTCTATTCACGCCAGCACTATGGGAAAGAGTGTATTATTTGATGCGGGAAACAGTAGAGCTTTTTGTGATAATGCAGGTTTGTTAGGTGTGGATATTAAAAATGTAGATGCCGCTGTTATTTCACATCGTCATCATGATCACTGTAATGGAGTTACGCACTTTCTAGACTACAACTCTAAGGCCCAAGTGTATTTACGTGAATGCGAAGACACCAATTATACTTTTAAAACTTTGGGTTTTAAAATTGATGTGGGTGTAAATAAACAGTTGCTTACCAAAGGTGCTAGTCGCTTGACCTTTGTTAATCAAATGACTGAAATATTGCCTAATATCTTTATAATCACTGATTTAAGTAATAAATATGCAAAGCCAGAAGGTAATAAATACCTTTTTACTGGCTCAGGTGATAGTTGCAAACCTGATATATTTGATCACGAATTGTTGTTGGTCATAAAGGAAAATGATGGGCTTATAGTATTTACTGGTTGCGCTCATAGTGGCGTTCTCAATATGATCGATACAGCGCTTAATCATTTTCCTAGCACTAAAATAAAAGCTGTCGTTGGTGGTTTTCACTTAGTTGGATTACCATTATTCAACAGTATTGGTGGAACTAGAGAGAAGATTGAAGAGATTGGTGAATTAATATTAAATTACCCAATAGATAAGCTGTATACAGGACACTGCACAGGAATGAAAGCCTATAATATTTTGAAAGGTGTACTTGGTGACCGCTTAGAATATTTCCCAGCAGGTCGCAGCATTAGTATCTGA
- a CDS encoding DUF3108 domain-containing protein produces the protein MSKKSRILFAASLLLTSYPLTADTTPLTPHTAEYQVNYGSIELGRARYILSAPDGGVFQYRFDSDVSLLMLSDQRHVRSEFTLQDNQLVPMRYSVERTGTGPDFREQIAFAKGQNVVHSRYKDERAKFPYDAELFDALMVQLQFRLDMAANKEELHYTMVKEGEIDDYAFKIVGKERVNIDSGSYQTLKFEVKRDSTKRQTFFWMSPELSYLPIRLTHFEKGSKQLDIKLLSYKFEQEATVVTPVIAETVKPETTASGNTIEQ, from the coding sequence TTGTCTAAAAAGTCACGTATTTTATTTGCTGCTAGCTTGCTATTGACGAGCTATCCCCTCACAGCTGACACTACGCCTTTGACTCCCCACACAGCTGAATATCAAGTCAACTATGGCAGTATCGAACTGGGTCGTGCGCGTTATATTTTATCGGCCCCTGACGGAGGCGTATTCCAATACCGTTTCGACAGTGATGTCAGTCTGCTAATGCTCTCCGATCAACGCCATGTTCGCAGTGAATTCACACTCCAAGACAACCAGCTAGTGCCAATGCGTTACTCTGTCGAGAGAACTGGAACCGGGCCTGATTTTAGAGAGCAAATCGCTTTTGCTAAGGGGCAAAATGTGGTTCATAGCCGTTATAAAGATGAACGAGCAAAGTTCCCTTACGACGCCGAGCTGTTTGATGCTCTAATGGTGCAGTTACAATTTAGGCTCGATATGGCCGCCAATAAAGAAGAGCTACATTACACCATGGTGAAAGAGGGAGAAATTGATGACTACGCCTTTAAAATTGTCGGCAAAGAGCGCGTCAACATTGACAGCGGCAGCTACCAAACCTTAAAGTTTGAAGTTAAGCGTGACAGTACCAAGCGACAAACATTTTTCTGGATGTCACCAGAATTAAGCTATCTCCCCATCCGCTTAACGCATTTTGAGAAAGGCAGTAAACAACTCGATATAAAACTGCTCAGTTATAAATTTGAGCAAGAGGCAACCGTTGTTACGCCAGTAATAGCCGAAACCGTTAAGCCAGAGACCACTGCATCAGGCAATACAATCGAGCAATAA
- a CDS encoding MGMT family protein, which yields MESDNKASPMTQIWHIVSMIPAGNVSSYGKIADLAGLPGRARYVSKALKAAPETLALPWHRVINSQGKISFAEHTQPFRDQMELLRSEGVIVNRGRVKLSDHEWRPDMATLVLSIPF from the coding sequence ATGGAAAGCGACAACAAAGCTTCACCTATGACGCAAATATGGCATATTGTGTCTATGATCCCTGCAGGGAATGTCAGTTCTTATGGCAAAATTGCAGATTTAGCCGGGCTACCAGGCAGAGCACGTTATGTGTCTAAGGCACTTAAAGCCGCACCTGAAACACTAGCCCTACCTTGGCATAGAGTGATTAACAGCCAAGGCAAGATTTCGTTTGCCGAACATACTCAACCTTTCAGGGATCAAATGGAGCTGCTACGCAGCGAAGGCGTTATCGTCAATCGCGGTCGAGTTAAGCTGTCTGATCATGAATGGCGACCTGATATGGCAACATTAGTGCTTTCAATACCGTTTTAA
- a CDS encoding cation:proton antiporter, with amino-acid sequence MLEHITAMLALLGVLSLFCQWLGWRLRLPAILPLLLCGLLLGPMLGFLKPDAIFGDLLFPIISLGVAIILFEGALTLNFKEIKEHGGMVTRLVTLGTAITWVCISVATHYLIGFDWPMATLFGALVVVTGPTVIVPLLRSVRPKTELSSILRWEGIVIDPIGAILAVLVFEYIGVAADPTTHVLHALTSMLLVGFGLGTLCGYLVGLILRNNLLPHYLRNTAVLTLMLAVFVASNLLQEEAGLLSVTVMGIWLANMKGVEIDDILEFKETLTVLLISALFILLAARLNADALISLGWQGLVLLAVVMLIARPLSIWCCGVGTSLSSADKWFLSWVAPRGIVAAAISSLFAIKLEKAGVAGAELIVPLVFLIIIGTVVIQSLTAGRWAKILGVTAGTSQGLLIFGASQFSRALAKTLKANGVTVLLADNNWDNIRLARMENLAVYFGNPASEHAENHMNMSEIGRVLVLSPYRQLNPLVSFYFQDVFGREKVYGLNNNDSTSSSNSARHQLSESYLRQLCLFGDAVSYSKLASLMAKGASIKSTSLTANFDYSMFMAQYGQSAIPLVYLQGGKVKVISAADTVALTSGVELISLIPRDAKPAAIVNITQP; translated from the coding sequence ATGCTGGAGCACATCACCGCTATGCTCGCGCTCTTAGGCGTTTTGTCGCTATTTTGTCAATGGTTGGGCTGGCGGCTCAGATTACCTGCTATTTTACCTTTGCTGCTGTGTGGCCTACTGCTAGGGCCAATGTTGGGTTTTTTAAAGCCAGATGCCATTTTTGGTGACCTCCTGTTTCCGATTATCTCCTTAGGTGTTGCCATTATTCTTTTTGAGGGTGCTTTGACGCTTAATTTTAAAGAGATTAAAGAGCACGGCGGTATGGTGACTCGTCTTGTAACCTTAGGTACCGCCATTACGTGGGTTTGTATCAGTGTTGCAACGCATTACTTAATTGGTTTTGATTGGCCAATGGCGACGTTATTTGGCGCATTAGTGGTTGTTACTGGCCCGACTGTGATTGTGCCATTGCTGCGCAGTGTGAGGCCTAAAACAGAGTTATCGAGTATTTTACGCTGGGAAGGCATAGTGATTGATCCTATCGGGGCGATATTAGCGGTATTGGTATTTGAATACATAGGGGTGGCAGCGGACCCAACAACCCATGTGTTGCATGCTTTAACTTCGATGTTGTTAGTCGGCTTCGGTTTAGGGACTCTTTGCGGCTATTTAGTGGGTTTGATCTTACGCAATAACTTACTGCCACATTATTTGCGTAATACCGCCGTATTAACCTTAATGTTAGCGGTATTTGTCGCCTCTAATTTACTGCAAGAAGAAGCTGGCTTACTGTCTGTAACCGTGATGGGTATATGGCTTGCAAACATGAAGGGTGTCGAGATTGACGATATTCTTGAATTTAAAGAAACGCTGACGGTACTGCTCATTTCTGCACTATTTATTTTATTAGCCGCGAGATTAAATGCTGATGCTTTGATCAGTTTAGGTTGGCAAGGATTGGTGCTGTTAGCGGTGGTGATGTTGATTGCTCGGCCACTTAGCATTTGGTGCTGTGGTGTTGGGACATCATTATCGAGCGCGGATAAATGGTTTTTAAGCTGGGTTGCCCCTCGGGGTATTGTCGCGGCAGCAATTTCCTCACTGTTTGCCATCAAACTAGAAAAAGCAGGTGTAGCCGGAGCAGAGTTAATTGTGCCTTTGGTATTTTTAATCATCATCGGTACGGTGGTGATCCAAAGTCTAACGGCGGGACGCTGGGCTAAAATACTGGGGGTGACCGCTGGAACGTCGCAAGGATTACTCATTTTTGGCGCGTCTCAATTTTCACGTGCTCTAGCCAAAACATTAAAGGCTAACGGCGTTACCGTGTTGTTAGCCGACAATAACTGGGACAATATTCGATTAGCTCGGATGGAAAACCTTGCAGTCTATTTTGGTAATCCAGCGTCTGAGCACGCTGAAAACCATATGAACATGAGCGAAATAGGGCGTGTACTGGTATTGTCACCTTACAGACAGCTTAACCCTTTGGTCAGTTTCTATTTCCAAGATGTGTTTGGCAGGGAGAAGGTGTATGGACTTAATAATAATGACAGTACTAGCAGTAGTAATAGCGCAAGGCATCAGTTATCCGAGTCTTATTTAAGGCAGTTGTGTTTATTTGGTGATGCTGTGTCTTATTCTAAATTAGCCAGTTTGATGGCTAAAGGCGCCAGTATAAAAAGTACCAGCTTGACGGCAAACTTTGACTACTCGATGTTTATGGCGCAGTACGGTCAAAGTGCGATTCCTTTGGTGTATCTGCAAGGGGGCAAGGTCAAAGTGATAAGTGCGGCTGACACGGTAGCGTTAACTTCGGGTGTAGAGTTGATTAGTTTAATTCCCAGAGATGCTAAACCTGCTGCAATAGTCAATATTACGCAGCCTTAA
- the trpS gene encoding tryptophan--tRNA ligase, which produces MQNNNLNLNQSPRKSEKILTGDRATGPLHLGHYVGSLQQRVMLQHLHEQTILVADLQGLTDNGHNPRKVSNNILNVVADYLAVGIDPSKTTICLQSAIPALSELTMYYSNLVSVSRLQRNPTVKSEISNKQFGSSIPAGFLTYPISQAADITAFNATLIPVGDDQLPMIEQTNEIVRRLNHIADEQILVECKPLLSKSSRLPSPDGKSKMSKSLNNCILLGSNEQEISQAVQSMYTDPNHIRVSDPGQIEGNIVFTYLDAFHPDAAYIDELKAHYQTGGLGDGTTKKILNQVLQELLQPIRERREIFLSDKSQLVEILKRGSERSQDEASLVLARIKRAFGLNLF; this is translated from the coding sequence ATGCAAAATAATAACTTAAACTTAAATCAATCCCCCCGTAAATCAGAGAAAATCTTAACTGGAGACAGAGCAACTGGCCCACTACATTTAGGGCACTATGTTGGTTCACTCCAGCAGAGAGTGATGCTACAACATCTGCATGAGCAAACTATTTTAGTGGCCGATCTGCAGGGGCTTACTGATAACGGTCATAATCCACGTAAAGTCTCGAACAATATTCTAAATGTTGTGGCTGATTATCTAGCCGTGGGCATTGATCCCAGCAAAACGACCATTTGTCTGCAGTCAGCAATCCCGGCTCTGTCTGAGCTCACCATGTACTATTCAAATTTAGTTTCCGTATCGCGATTACAAAGAAACCCTACGGTAAAATCTGAGATATCTAATAAACAATTTGGCAGCTCCATTCCGGCAGGTTTTTTGACTTACCCGATTAGCCAAGCAGCCGACATCACTGCATTTAACGCGACACTTATCCCTGTTGGTGATGATCAGCTTCCCATGATTGAGCAGACAAATGAGATCGTTCGACGGCTAAATCATATTGCCGACGAGCAAATACTCGTTGAGTGTAAACCGTTATTGAGCAAATCTTCACGGCTACCGAGTCCGGATGGAAAGAGCAAAATGTCAAAATCTCTCAACAACTGCATTCTATTGGGTTCGAATGAGCAGGAAATATCGCAGGCAGTGCAATCCATGTACACAGATCCGAATCACATTCGAGTTTCAGACCCAGGTCAGATCGAAGGGAATATCGTGTTCACATATCTGGATGCGTTTCATCCTGATGCAGCCTATATCGATGAGTTAAAAGCTCATTATCAGACGGGAGGCTTAGGTGATGGAACGACCAAAAAGATCTTAAATCAGGTATTACAAGAGCTTTTACAACCAATACGTGAACGCAGAGAGATTTTTCTATCAGATAAATCGCAACTCGTAGAAATCTTAAAACGAGGGAGTGAACGCTCGCAGGATGAAGCCAGTCTTGTGCTCGCAAGGATAAAAAGAGCCTTTGGGTTGAATTTATTTTAG
- a CDS encoding class II glutamine amidotransferase, with product MCELLAMSANVPTDIVFSFTGLAERGGVTGPHIDGWGITFYEGKGSRTFKDARPSSESHIAKLIKSYPIKSEVVVSHIRQANRGCVSLENTHPFTRELWGQYWTYAHNGQLSGYEAKFVPTRFNAVGDTDSEMAFCWIMDKVVAQFGDKAPDDMLAVYRFIATLADEIRALGVFNMILSDGEHLMSYCSNNLCYITRCAPFGKAKLIDTDVVIDFDTETTPNDVVTVIATRPLTKNEQWNVLAPGEWKLFKKGELLIG from the coding sequence ATGTGCGAGTTGCTGGCCATGAGTGCCAATGTGCCGACAGATATTGTATTTAGTTTCACTGGCCTTGCAGAACGCGGCGGTGTGACTGGCCCACATATTGATGGTTGGGGGATCACTTTTTACGAAGGTAAAGGAAGTCGAACATTTAAAGATGCGCGCCCTAGCAGTGAATCTCATATTGCAAAATTAATTAAATCATACCCAATTAAAAGTGAAGTGGTGGTGAGCCATATTCGTCAGGCTAACCGCGGTTGTGTCTCACTAGAGAATACTCACCCTTTTACGCGTGAGCTTTGGGGGCAATATTGGACTTATGCGCATAATGGCCAGTTAAGCGGTTATGAAGCTAAGTTTGTGCCGACACGGTTCAATGCGGTGGGAGATACCGATAGCGAAATGGCATTTTGTTGGATTATGGACAAAGTGGTAGCGCAGTTTGGTGATAAAGCCCCTGACGACATGCTAGCGGTTTATCGTTTTATTGCCACTTTGGCTGATGAGATAAGAGCCCTAGGTGTGTTTAATATGATTTTGAGTGACGGTGAGCACCTAATGAGTTATTGCAGTAATAACTTGTGCTACATCACCCGATGCGCGCCGTTTGGTAAAGCCAAGCTAATCGATACCGATGTGGTGATTGATTTTGATACTGAAACTACGCCGAATGATGTTGTAACCGTCATTGCGACTCGACCACTGACAAAGAATGAGCAGTGGAATGTATTAGCACCAGGTGAGTGGAAGCTGTTTAAGAAAGGTGAGTTACTCATAGGTTAG
- the fadE gene encoding acyl-CoA dehydrogenase FadE gives MTTLLWILAMIFTIGAFAYLRVSLLTATLGAAIVMAIGTGTAVISPLLWVVFLVIALPLNLSSFRQNVISRPLLKIYRGIMPEMSTTEKEAIEAGTTWWEADLFAGKPDWSKLHNYPKAALSAEEQAFLDGPVEEVCKMLNQHQVSHELADLPEEIWQYLKDNGFFAMIIKKKYGGLEYSAYAQSRVLQKLAGLSSELASTVGVPNSLGPGELLQHYGTTAQQDHYLPRLAKGLEVPCFALTSPEAGSDAGAIPDYGIVCKGEWEGEEVLGMNLTWNKRYITLAPVATVLGLAFKLRDPDQLLGKKEELGITCALIPTDIEGVETGRRHFPLNCMFQNGPTRGNDVFVPLSFIIGGPEMAGQGWKMLVECLSVGRGITLPSNSAGGIKTAALATGAYARIRRQFKLPIGKLEGIEEPMARIGGNAYLMDAVTTLTTTAIDLGEKPSVVSAIVKFHLTDRMQRCVIDAMDIHGGKGVCLGPNNYLGRGYQAAPIAITVEGANILTRSMIIYGQGAIRCHPYVLAEMESAFDTDVNKGLRDFDAAIFGHIGFTTSNLVRSFWLGLTSSRFSNAPYSDKTKRYYQQMNRFSANLALLSDLAMATLGGNLKRKERISARLGDLLSQLYLTSATLKRYEDEGRQLEDLPLVQWAVEDSLHKLQTSLDDLLDNFPMGLGLPLRAVIFPFGRPLKRPTDVLDHKVAQIMQTPCASRERMGKGQFWTPSEHNAVGIQEQTFKDILASEPIYDKVCKAAGKRIPFMWLDKIAAEGKALGVLSEDEIALLERAEIGRMKSINVDDFDPEELKARVLEFAKQVQAA, from the coding sequence GTGACTACCCTACTTTGGATTCTGGCGATGATTTTTACCATAGGCGCTTTTGCCTATCTAAGAGTCTCCCTACTCACTGCCACCTTGGGTGCCGCCATTGTTATGGCTATCGGCACAGGTACAGCAGTAATTAGCCCGCTACTATGGGTTGTTTTTCTGGTTATCGCCTTACCGCTTAATCTCAGTTCTTTCAGACAAAATGTCATCTCTCGCCCGTTACTCAAAATATATCGCGGGATTATGCCAGAGATGTCAACAACAGAGAAAGAAGCGATTGAAGCCGGAACCACATGGTGGGAAGCAGACCTATTTGCAGGAAAGCCTGATTGGAGCAAACTACATAACTACCCAAAGGCCGCTCTCAGTGCAGAGGAACAAGCATTCTTAGACGGTCCAGTTGAAGAGGTGTGCAAGATGCTCAACCAGCATCAAGTGTCGCATGAGTTAGCAGACCTCCCCGAAGAGATATGGCAATATTTGAAAGATAATGGCTTCTTCGCCATGATCATTAAGAAGAAATATGGCGGTTTAGAATATTCTGCATATGCACAGTCACGCGTATTGCAAAAACTGGCGGGTTTAAGCAGTGAGTTAGCCTCTACTGTTGGCGTACCAAACTCACTCGGCCCTGGTGAGTTACTGCAGCATTACGGCACCACCGCTCAACAAGATCATTACCTTCCACGCCTTGCAAAAGGGCTTGAAGTCCCTTGTTTTGCATTAACTAGCCCTGAAGCGGGTAGTGATGCAGGTGCTATTCCCGATTACGGCATCGTTTGTAAAGGTGAATGGGAAGGCGAAGAAGTCCTCGGCATGAATCTGACATGGAACAAGCGCTACATTACTCTCGCGCCAGTTGCGACTGTGTTAGGCCTTGCCTTTAAACTGCGCGACCCAGACCAACTCTTAGGTAAAAAAGAAGAGCTAGGCATTACTTGTGCACTTATTCCTACCGACATTGAAGGGGTAGAAACCGGTCGTCGTCATTTCCCACTTAACTGTATGTTCCAAAATGGTCCAACCCGCGGCAACGATGTGTTTGTCCCATTAAGCTTTATTATTGGTGGTCCAGAAATGGCTGGCCAAGGCTGGAAAATGCTGGTTGAATGTTTATCTGTTGGCCGTGGTATTACACTTCCGTCTAACTCAGCAGGTGGTATTAAAACCGCCGCATTAGCAACAGGGGCTTACGCTCGAATTCGTCGTCAATTTAAGCTACCGATTGGTAAGCTTGAAGGTATTGAAGAGCCAATGGCGCGCATCGGTGGTAATGCTTACCTAATGGATGCTGTGACTACGTTAACGACAACCGCTATCGATTTAGGTGAAAAACCATCAGTCGTTTCCGCCATTGTGAAGTTTCACCTCACCGACAGAATGCAACGATGTGTTATCGATGCCATGGATATTCATGGTGGTAAAGGGGTTTGCTTAGGCCCAAATAACTATCTCGGCCGTGGCTATCAAGCCGCTCCGATTGCAATTACCGTTGAAGGTGCAAACATTCTGACTCGCTCGATGATCATTTATGGTCAAGGTGCGATCCGCTGTCATCCCTATGTGTTAGCAGAGATGGAATCCGCATTTGATACGGATGTTAACAAAGGTCTGCGTGATTTTGATGCGGCTATCTTTGGTCATATTGGTTTTACCACCAGTAACTTGGTTCGTAGCTTCTGGTTAGGTCTTACCTCTAGCCGCTTCTCTAACGCACCTTACTCAGATAAAACTAAGCGCTACTATCAGCAAATGAACCGCTTCAGTGCGAACTTGGCGTTACTTTCTGACTTAGCGATGGCGACATTAGGTGGCAACCTTAAACGTAAAGAACGTATTTCAGCCCGTTTAGGAGACCTGCTCAGCCAGCTATACCTTACTTCGGCAACGCTTAAGCGTTATGAAGATGAAGGACGCCAGTTAGAGGATCTACCATTAGTACAGTGGGCAGTTGAAGATTCACTTCATAAGCTACAAACTTCACTAGATGATCTACTTGATAACTTCCCAATGGGTCTTGGTTTGCCGTTACGTGCTGTTATTTTCCCATTTGGTCGTCCATTAAAACGCCCTACTGACGTGCTTGACCATAAGGTTGCTCAGATAATGCAAACACCTTGTGCTAGCCGTGAGCGTATGGGTAAAGGACAATTTTGGACACCTAGCGAGCACAATGCTGTGGGTATTCAAGAGCAAACCTTTAAAGACATCTTGGCTTCAGAGCCTATCTACGACAAGGTCTGTAAAGCAGCTGGCAAGCGCATACCGTTTATGTGGTTAGATAAAATTGCTGCAGAAGGCAAAGCGCTTGGCGTGCTTAGCGAAGATGAGATTGCACTGCTAGAGCGCGCTGAAATTGGCCGCATGAAGTCCATCAATGTTGATGACTTTGATCCTGAAGAGCTTAAAGCACGTGTGCTTGAGTTCGCCAAACAGGTACAAGCAGCCTAA
- the hemB gene encoding porphobilinogen synthase, which yields MLNITPLRRLRRLRSSEAMRDLLRESHLLLNDLIHPLFIEEQIDQAVPISTLPGISRIPESHLADEIRQLYALGIRYVMPFGISHTKDAQGSDTWNDNGLLARMVKTIKSAVPEMMVIPDICFCEYTDHGHCGVMQNNKVCNDITVENLVKQSVTAAKAGADMLAPSAMMDGQVKAIRLGLDAAGFQDVAILAHSAKFASSFYGPFRAAVDCELSGDRKGYQLDYANGRQALLEASLDEAEGADILMVKPGTPYLDVICRLRQETHLPLAAYQVGGEYAGIKFAALAGALDEKAVVTETFIGLKRAGADLIVSYYTKQYATWLAEGKN from the coding sequence ATTTTGAACATAACCCCATTGCGTCGTTTAAGACGCTTACGTAGCTCCGAAGCCATGCGCGATCTATTGCGTGAAAGCCACCTTTTGCTCAACGATTTAATTCATCCTTTATTTATCGAAGAACAGATCGATCAAGCAGTACCTATCTCTACCCTACCTGGTATCAGCCGTATTCCCGAGAGTCACCTAGCCGATGAGATTCGACAGCTTTACGCTCTCGGCATACGCTATGTTATGCCTTTTGGCATATCTCACACCAAGGATGCTCAAGGAAGTGACACCTGGAATGATAATGGTCTACTTGCTCGTATGGTCAAGACGATAAAATCTGCCGTTCCCGAAATGATGGTAATTCCAGATATTTGTTTCTGTGAATATACCGATCATGGTCATTGTGGTGTAATGCAAAACAACAAAGTTTGTAACGACATTACAGTTGAAAATTTGGTCAAACAATCAGTGACTGCAGCTAAAGCAGGTGCTGACATGTTAGCACCATCGGCAATGATGGATGGCCAAGTAAAAGCCATTCGTTTAGGACTTGATGCTGCTGGTTTTCAGGACGTGGCAATTTTGGCACATTCGGCAAAATTTGCGTCTTCTTTTTATGGCCCATTTAGGGCCGCAGTAGACTGTGAACTTAGTGGGGATAGAAAAGGCTACCAACTAGATTACGCCAACGGTCGTCAAGCTCTACTTGAAGCATCACTTGATGAGGCTGAAGGTGCAGATATTCTGATGGTTAAACCAGGAACACCCTATTTAGATGTGATCTGTCGTTTAAGGCAAGAAACCCATTTACCCCTCGCTGCATATCAAGTGGGTGGGGAATATGCCGGTATTAAGTTCGCAGCTCTTGCTGGCGCACTCGATGAAAAAGCGGTAGTAACTGAAACTTTTATTGGGTTAAAACGTGCTGGGGCTGACCTAATTGTTAGTTATTATACGAAACAATATGCCACATGGTTAGCCGAGGGGAAAAATTAG